In a single window of the Vibrio celticus genome:
- a CDS encoding acetoacetate--CoA ligase — translation MHESNKPIWQPSDQRIAHANVTRFMNNLDQQGVFERKLKNYTELHQWSVEQPELFWQNVWQFCGMVGSQDCINKAESEHIKTQGESRWQQPKSNRDAVWFPTDQVNYAENLLHSAKALPNELAIWFENERGEQQSYTWQTLYEEVSSIQQWLVNCGVRQGDVVAAYTPYLPQTVVAMLATTSLGAIWTSTSPDFGVESVIERFGQVKPKVLFTCDGYTFNGKMFDMTDKNREIIDHLNALKQVCQVGYLKPTRDLEKKKVEHDVSILSWNSIINNYQPQPVRFVRVGFNEPLFVLYSSGTTGKPKCIVHSVGGTTINHLKEHQLHCDIKPRDRVFYYTTCGWMMWNWHVSALASGACLVIFDGSPVYPQPNVLWDLAQRADVSTFGTSAKYLEAIEKAEFSPIDSHSLPHLRTLCSTGSVLYPEQFDYVYKHIKQDLHLASISGGTDICGCFVLGNPISPVYRGECQQAGLGVDIKVFNSSGQKVDHERGELVCTNSLPNFPAGFWNDTGERYHSTYWDRFDNVWHHGDEVAQSAHGGYLFYGRGDTTLNPGGVRIGTAEIYQQVNTIEGVVDSIAVGKDIDRNEQIWLFVQLQQDMELDETLLAAIKSKLKSSCSPRHVPSQIFAISDVPKTRSGKLVELAVKQVINGKSVENLGAIANAEVLEEIKSVVLL, via the coding sequence ATGCACGAGAGCAATAAGCCAATTTGGCAACCCAGTGACCAACGTATCGCACACGCCAACGTAACCCGATTTATGAATAACCTCGATCAGCAGGGCGTATTCGAGCGGAAATTGAAAAACTACACGGAGCTTCATCAATGGTCTGTGGAGCAACCGGAGTTGTTTTGGCAAAACGTGTGGCAGTTTTGTGGAATGGTGGGGTCGCAAGACTGTATTAACAAGGCAGAAAGCGAGCACATCAAAACTCAAGGCGAGAGCCGCTGGCAGCAGCCGAAATCGAATCGCGATGCGGTCTGGTTTCCGACAGATCAAGTTAACTACGCCGAAAACTTACTGCATTCAGCAAAAGCGTTGCCAAACGAACTTGCGATTTGGTTTGAGAATGAGCGTGGCGAGCAGCAAAGCTACACATGGCAAACCTTGTATGAGGAAGTCTCTAGCATTCAACAATGGCTCGTGAATTGTGGCGTGCGACAAGGCGATGTGGTCGCCGCTTATACCCCTTATCTGCCACAAACCGTGGTCGCTATGTTGGCAACCACCAGCTTAGGGGCGATTTGGACATCAACCTCGCCTGATTTTGGCGTCGAGAGTGTGATTGAGCGATTTGGACAGGTGAAACCTAAGGTGCTGTTCACCTGTGATGGCTACACCTTCAATGGCAAAATGTTCGATATGACGGACAAGAACCGTGAAATCATCGATCACTTAAACGCGCTAAAACAGGTGTGTCAGGTCGGCTATTTGAAACCGACTCGTGATTTAGAGAAGAAAAAAGTTGAACATGATGTGTCGATTCTAAGTTGGAACAGCATCATTAATAATTATCAGCCACAACCTGTACGATTTGTACGTGTCGGCTTCAATGAACCACTGTTCGTACTCTACTCTTCCGGCACCACAGGCAAGCCAAAGTGCATTGTGCATTCTGTCGGTGGCACCACCATCAATCACCTAAAAGAGCATCAACTTCATTGCGATATTAAGCCGAGAGATCGCGTGTTCTACTACACCACTTGTGGTTGGATGATGTGGAACTGGCACGTCTCTGCGCTCGCGAGCGGTGCTTGTTTGGTTATCTTTGATGGTAGCCCGGTTTACCCGCAACCCAACGTTCTGTGGGATTTAGCACAGCGTGCTGACGTATCGACATTTGGCACCTCAGCCAAATACCTAGAAGCGATTGAGAAAGCCGAATTCTCACCGATCGACAGCCACTCTCTTCCCCACTTAAGAACACTGTGCTCGACCGGTTCTGTGCTCTACCCAGAGCAGTTCGATTACGTTTACAAGCACATCAAGCAAGACCTGCATTTAGCGTCCATTTCTGGCGGCACGGATATTTGTGGCTGCTTTGTTTTAGGCAACCCTATCTCGCCAGTGTATCGCGGTGAGTGCCAACAGGCAGGGCTCGGCGTCGACATCAAGGTGTTCAATTCGTCTGGTCAAAAGGTCGATCACGAACGGGGCGAATTAGTTTGCACCAACTCCCTACCCAACTTCCCCGCAGGCTTTTGGAATGACACCGGAGAGCGCTATCACAGCACCTATTGGGATAGGTTTGATAATGTGTGGCATCACGGTGATGAAGTCGCACAGAGCGCACATGGTGGCTATCTGTTCTACGGTCGAGGCGACACCACACTCAACCCTGGTGGCGTGCGAATTGGTACCGCTGAGATCTATCAACAAGTGAACACCATTGAGGGCGTTGTTGACTCGATAGCAGTCGGTAAAGACATCGACCGCAACGAGCAGATATGGCTGTTTGTTCAACTGCAACAAGATATGGAACTAGATGAAACGTTATTGGCAGCCATCAAAAGCAAACTCAAATCCTCTTGTTCGCCGAGGCATGTACCAAGCCAGATATTTGCGATCAGCGACGTGCCAAAAACACGCTCTGGCAAGCTGGTGGAGTTGGCGGTGAAACAGGTGATCAATGGTAAGAGTGTAGAAAACCTCGGGGCTATCGCTAACGCCGAGGTTTTGGAAGAGATAAAGAGTGTTGTTTTGCTGTAG
- a CDS encoding extracellular solute-binding protein, whose translation MFRKAIIASAILATTPLVNASELVIASRDSSYGEAMEFVVSEYNKVKPETKVTLVKRPTKGLYESTVLSMREQTGHYDVILMDDTWAPEFLTNQWLAPLSSSVEDTDFVQASFDIGRYPDASGPAYAMPMVGNVAMFAWNRAEFAKHDLSEPTSWTDVLNSAKTISESSDTNGVVFRGVKGNPIVTGFLPVLWGYGADVVDENGRSTLDSKKAVEALETFLAMKQFAPRGVDVYNADEVRDSLQKGTAAMAIEVWPAWVPNLDNADVSNVVGDMEIMAPPAEVGSPAPMLGIWQLAIPSDSNNKQEAEAFLKFATSADIQKALALDYGMPPTRNSIYFDDEVVSKYRWYPQQAKALSTGKARPRIHNWAEVESILGDFLQLAMMGQMSPEQALKQAHTRINRIVKS comes from the coding sequence ATGTTCCGAAAAGCAATCATTGCCTCGGCAATTCTCGCCACAACACCATTGGTCAATGCAAGTGAACTGGTCATTGCAAGTCGCGATAGCAGCTATGGCGAAGCCATGGAATTTGTAGTGAGTGAGTACAACAAGGTTAAGCCAGAGACGAAGGTAACCTTGGTTAAACGCCCTACCAAAGGACTGTATGAAAGTACGGTTCTTTCTATGCGTGAGCAAACGGGTCATTACGATGTGATCCTTATGGACGATACGTGGGCACCTGAGTTTTTAACCAATCAATGGTTAGCACCACTGTCTAGCTCAGTAGAGGATACTGACTTTGTTCAAGCGTCATTTGATATTGGCCGCTACCCAGATGCAAGCGGCCCTGCTTATGCGATGCCAATGGTGGGGAACGTTGCGATGTTCGCATGGAATCGTGCTGAATTTGCAAAACATGATCTGTCAGAGCCAACGTCATGGACAGACGTGCTCAATTCAGCAAAAACCATCAGTGAATCAAGTGACACTAATGGCGTGGTTTTTCGTGGCGTAAAAGGCAACCCTATCGTGACGGGTTTCCTACCTGTACTTTGGGGATATGGCGCTGATGTGGTCGACGAGAATGGCCGTTCAACTCTCGACTCTAAAAAGGCTGTAGAAGCATTAGAAACCTTCCTAGCAATGAAGCAATTTGCGCCGAGAGGCGTCGATGTTTACAACGCTGATGAAGTACGTGATTCGCTGCAAAAAGGGACAGCGGCAATGGCGATTGAAGTATGGCCAGCCTGGGTGCCAAATCTAGATAACGCTGACGTATCCAACGTTGTGGGTGATATGGAGATAATGGCACCGCCAGCAGAAGTAGGAAGCCCTGCGCCAATGCTAGGTATTTGGCAGCTCGCCATTCCTTCAGACTCAAACAACAAGCAAGAAGCAGAGGCATTCTTAAAATTTGCAACCAGCGCCGATATTCAAAAAGCTCTCGCTCTCGACTACGGCATGCCACCAACGCGTAACAGCATTTACTTTGATGACGAAGTGGTGAGCAAGTATCGTTGGTATCCACAACAAGCCAAAGCACTCTCAACAGGTAAGGCTCGTCCTAGAATCCATAACTGGGCGGAAGTGGAAAGTATCTTAGGTGACTTCTTACAGTTAGCAATGATGGGGCAAATGAGTCCGGAGCAAGCCCTTAAGCAAGCTCATACTCGCATCAATCGTATTGTTAAATCGTAA
- a CDS encoding carbohydrate ABC transporter permease — protein MLFENRKQLTVLLLPAMLVLGLLTVYPILSVLYNAFFSLDSERAGYQFIGFANFSELFNDFFFIVAIKNTFVFTLVASTAQVLLGLALALLFHRQFPGRRFALPIIIYPMMISTLVCSSIWRSWYHYDFGLLNAVLVSIGLPAQEWLFNPNLALFAIAMVDTWQWTPMAFLIILAGLQSVPKDINEAAMVDGAKGWKSTFYITLPLIQKQILLAFLLRSIDTFKLFDKVYVMTGGGPGNATETLSMFVYKYGFRFFDLGMASASSLVMLAISLSMTLIYAKRVMKGGKK, from the coding sequence ATGTTGTTTGAAAATCGTAAGCAGCTCACTGTTTTGTTGCTCCCTGCAATGCTTGTGCTTGGCTTACTCACGGTCTACCCAATTTTGTCGGTACTTTACAATGCGTTCTTCAGCTTAGACAGTGAACGTGCCGGCTATCAATTCATTGGCTTCGCGAACTTCAGCGAACTCTTCAATGACTTCTTCTTCATCGTTGCGATAAAAAACACGTTCGTTTTTACACTGGTAGCCTCAACCGCTCAGGTGCTGCTTGGTTTGGCATTAGCCTTGCTGTTTCATCGCCAATTTCCTGGTCGACGATTCGCTCTGCCCATTATCATCTACCCGATGATGATCTCGACCTTAGTTTGCTCTTCTATATGGCGCTCTTGGTACCACTATGATTTCGGCCTTCTGAACGCCGTTTTGGTGTCGATTGGACTGCCTGCACAAGAGTGGTTGTTTAACCCTAACTTAGCTCTATTTGCCATTGCCATGGTTGATACTTGGCAGTGGACGCCAATGGCATTTCTCATCATTCTCGCGGGATTACAATCGGTGCCGAAAGACATCAATGAAGCCGCGATGGTCGATGGTGCAAAAGGCTGGAAATCGACGTTTTACATCACCTTACCGCTCATCCAGAAACAGATATTATTGGCCTTTCTTCTACGCTCGATAGACACCTTTAAGCTATTTGACAAGGTGTACGTGATGACGGGAGGAGGCCCGGGGAACGCCACAGAAACCTTATCGATGTTTGTCTACAAATACGGTTTCCGATTCTTTGACTTAGGAATGGCAAGCGCCTCATCACTGGTCATGCTCGCTATCTCACTCTCTATGACTCTTATCTATGCGAAACGCGTAATGAAAGGAGGCAAAAAATGA
- a CDS encoding carbohydrate ABC transporter permease, with amino-acid sequence MNTRLHIFFVWAATGLFILPIIWMFGTAFKSPAEILHSGTALLPSTLSFDSFLKVWQGELFTLISNTVLVSLSATVVSVIVAFFAAYALVRYRFPAKLDNLFLLSVLIIKMMPPIVVAIPLYSLMNQFGLLNSKLGLVLAYQVYTLPFCIWMLLGFIRDVPLEIEEAGSMDGAHLFKRLQYIVFPLCAPGLVATSIFAMILGWNEFLFSLLFVHTPDKFTIPLFISNFMTEDGTAWGELMVIGIISSVPMLFLASYMQKYLLRGFSMGLK; translated from the coding sequence ATGAATACACGCCTTCATATTTTTTTCGTCTGGGCTGCGACCGGCCTATTTATACTTCCGATCATTTGGATGTTCGGTACTGCCTTTAAGTCACCCGCGGAAATCTTACATTCTGGGACCGCATTATTGCCTTCGACACTGAGCTTCGACTCCTTTCTAAAGGTATGGCAAGGGGAGCTGTTTACTCTAATCAGTAATACCGTACTGGTATCGCTATCTGCAACGGTGGTTTCCGTCATTGTGGCATTCTTCGCTGCTTACGCGTTGGTTCGATACCGCTTTCCAGCCAAACTGGACAACCTGTTTTTATTGTCGGTGTTAATCATCAAAATGATGCCACCGATTGTGGTCGCCATTCCGTTGTACTCGTTAATGAACCAATTCGGGTTACTAAATAGCAAGCTTGGGCTGGTATTGGCGTATCAGGTTTACACCCTGCCCTTTTGTATCTGGATGCTGCTAGGCTTCATTCGTGACGTCCCTTTAGAGATTGAAGAAGCAGGCTCAATGGATGGCGCTCACTTGTTCAAACGCCTTCAATATATTGTATTTCCACTCTGTGCCCCAGGTTTGGTTGCCACGTCTATTTTCGCCATGATTTTGGGATGGAACGAGTTTTTATTCTCTCTTCTTTTCGTGCACACACCGGACAAATTTACCATCCCGCTGTTCATTTCTAACTTCATGACAGAAGACGGCACCGCATGGGGCGAGCTTATGGTGATAGGCATTATCTCCTCTGTTCCTATGCTTTTTCTTGCCAGCTATATGCAGAAATACCTGCTGCGCGGCTTTTCGATGGGCCTGAAATAG
- a CDS encoding ABC transporter ATP-binding protein, translating into MTKLKLKLKLKNIHKTYGDHIVIPEVNLTINDGEFVVFVGPSGCGKSTLLRMIAGLESITKGTMTLNEHILNRVHPSEREVAMVFQSYALYPHMTVKKNIGFPLKMAGESKETIDSLVQSTAESLQLTPLLERLPSELSGGQKQRVAIGRAIVRNPELFLFDEPLSNLDAKLRSEMRLYLKQLHQKLKSTMVYVTHDQVEAMTLADKIVVLNKGSIEQIGTPEDLYNRPQNKFVASFIGSPVMNFLPADTYEALTHKGLVPKGAVSVGLRPSQVCVDSINPNCTMTVEVMEPLGYARLYYGHLNGSAFIVESDELYDVGDALPINLPDSVQHWFDDNDERVLDIEVSHAA; encoded by the coding sequence ATGACGAAACTAAAACTAAAACTAAAACTAAAAAATATCCATAAAACCTACGGTGACCACATTGTGATCCCTGAGGTTAACTTGACCATCAACGACGGTGAATTTGTCGTGTTTGTAGGCCCATCAGGTTGCGGAAAATCGACGCTTCTTCGCATGATTGCTGGTTTAGAAAGCATTACCAAGGGCACCATGACGCTCAACGAGCATATTTTGAATCGCGTACACCCTTCTGAGCGTGAAGTTGCGATGGTATTTCAGTCGTACGCTCTCTATCCGCACATGACGGTAAAAAAGAACATTGGCTTTCCGCTCAAGATGGCAGGGGAATCCAAAGAGACCATCGATTCACTGGTGCAGTCCACAGCCGAAAGCTTGCAACTCACTCCCCTTCTAGAGCGCTTACCCAGTGAGCTCTCTGGTGGTCAAAAACAACGAGTAGCCATTGGCCGAGCCATTGTAAGAAATCCTGAACTTTTCCTATTTGATGAACCGCTATCTAATCTAGACGCTAAACTGCGCAGTGAAATGCGCCTTTATTTAAAGCAACTACATCAGAAGCTCAAGTCCACTATGGTTTACGTGACCCATGATCAAGTGGAGGCCATGACACTAGCGGATAAAATCGTGGTGCTTAACAAAGGATCGATTGAACAAATAGGAACGCCTGAGGATCTGTATAACAGACCACAGAACAAATTCGTTGCCTCATTCATTGGCTCGCCAGTCATGAACTTTCTGCCAGCTGACACCTATGAGGCGCTCACTCATAAAGGCTTAGTGCCAAAAGGGGCTGTATCCGTCGGACTGCGCCCTAGTCAGGTTTGTGTCGACTCCATTAACCCAAATTGCACAATGACTGTAGAAGTCATGGAGCCGCTCGGTTATGCCCGTCTCTATTATGGGCATTTGAACGGTTCAGCCTTCATTGTAGAAAGTGATGAACTGTATGACGTGGGTGACGCTCTGCCTATCAACCTGCCTGATTCAGTGCAACATTGGTTTGACGACAACGATGAACGAGTACTCGATATCGAGGTTTCTCATGCCGCATGA
- a CDS encoding MBL fold metallo-hydrolase, with protein sequence MPHDFKVHTLGIGDAYDGEHINASVIVKQRDYSLLIDCGPTVPAALFRCNISCHELDAIYITHSHPDHCLGLTTLLNWMDSKQRSRPIKIIVQREQKAIIEPLAHFAHWPVDALGYEIEWCESETLTKIGPWDAQTAPTQHAVSNLSLHLTTSLGYQLLYSGDGQLTGKSLKLACESDLVFAECETIEPHTSHGSWAQLSNVEVKPGSQWKLYHIEPALRSPLSIAIYHRTEFELAKEDEILVAINHWGNGNVA encoded by the coding sequence ATGCCGCATGATTTTAAGGTACACACACTTGGGATTGGGGATGCTTATGATGGAGAGCATATTAACGCCAGTGTTATCGTCAAGCAACGCGATTACTCGTTATTAATTGACTGCGGCCCAACGGTGCCAGCTGCCTTATTTCGCTGCAATATAAGTTGCCATGAACTCGATGCCATCTACATTACCCATTCGCACCCCGATCACTGCTTGGGGTTAACCACACTGCTCAATTGGATGGACTCAAAGCAACGCTCACGACCAATCAAAATCATTGTTCAACGTGAACAAAAGGCGATTATCGAACCTTTAGCTCATTTTGCACATTGGCCTGTTGATGCCTTGGGTTATGAGATCGAATGGTGTGAGAGTGAAACGTTAACGAAGATTGGACCTTGGGATGCTCAAACCGCACCGACACAGCATGCAGTCAGTAATTTGAGCCTGCATTTAACCACCTCTCTAGGCTATCAACTCCTCTACTCTGGGGATGGTCAATTAACTGGGAAAAGCTTAAAACTGGCCTGCGAGAGCGATCTAGTCTTTGCTGAATGCGAGACGATCGAACCTCATACCAGTCACGGATCGTGGGCGCAACTCTCCAATGTTGAAGTAAAACCTGGCAGTCAGTGGAAACTCTATCATATAGAACCAGCGTTACGCTCGCCGCTTTCAATTGCAATCTATCATCGTACTGAGTTCGAGTTGGCAAAAGAAGACGAGATTCTGGTTGCTATCAATCATTGGGGAAACGGTAATGTCGCTTAA
- a CDS encoding inositol monophosphatase family protein, which produces MSLNQPGSNCSSPNRVQSRDELNAMLNTVIEIANDAATIAMTWFNNRHDLSVESKGHHDWVSEADREVEQFIRQALSHAYPTHHFFGEELGGKLIAPCWVIDPIDGTTNFLYGHGDFVISIAFLDQNGACIGVIANPIQKRVVVASRGQGAYEIKNGETRPLRPRPLSDKELVIGLNLNYQPKVANGYLRNTEWLIENGHQVRVSGSAAWSMTQVACGELDGCYMGHVYIWDVLAAQLICAEADLVVAPSLTTTYTGPVWAWPKGSILEQLCQPSDGHDVSQKVRKESIY; this is translated from the coding sequence ATGTCGCTTAATCAACCAGGTTCAAACTGCTCAAGTCCAAATCGAGTTCAATCACGTGACGAACTTAATGCCATGTTAAACACCGTTATCGAGATAGCTAACGACGCGGCAACCATTGCAATGACATGGTTCAACAATCGACATGATCTGTCAGTGGAGTCAAAGGGACACCACGACTGGGTATCTGAAGCTGACCGAGAGGTAGAACAGTTCATTCGCCAAGCACTAAGCCACGCTTACCCTACGCATCACTTCTTTGGCGAGGAGCTTGGTGGGAAGTTAATCGCCCCTTGCTGGGTAATAGACCCCATTGATGGCACGACAAATTTTCTCTACGGGCATGGCGACTTTGTTATTAGCATCGCCTTTCTAGACCAAAATGGCGCGTGTATTGGCGTGATCGCAAACCCAATACAAAAGCGAGTGGTCGTCGCCAGTCGCGGGCAAGGAGCCTACGAAATTAAAAATGGAGAGACCCGCCCTTTAAGGCCAAGGCCACTTTCAGACAAAGAATTAGTCATAGGGCTAAATCTTAATTACCAACCAAAGGTTGCCAACGGCTACTTACGCAACACAGAATGGCTCATTGAGAACGGCCATCAGGTTCGAGTGAGTGGTTCCGCTGCTTGGTCAATGACACAAGTAGCCTGCGGAGAACTGGACGGATGCTACATGGGACACGTGTATATTTGGGATGTTCTCGCGGCCCAATTAATCTGCGCCGAAGCAGACTTAGTGGTAGCCCCGTCACTCACCACCACTTATACTGGCCCAGTGTGGGCATGGCCCAAAGGATCAATACTGGAACAATTGTGCCAGCCATCTGATGGCCACGATGTAAGCCAGAAAGTTCGAAAGGAGTCCATTTATTAA
- a CDS encoding LacI family DNA-binding transcriptional regulator, with translation MDVAEHVGVSRSAVSRAFTEGASIQADKRDRILEAAKTLGYQPNFFARTLSTPAQKKRSNLVAILISDFSNPYQSHLFEILSNILQQHGKQPMLLNVKHEQDLEQAILRLSGYQVDGVIAVAGSLPVEGFEQCLKLSLPLVTLGRADERGIIPSVQTDNVQAGRLAAEHLIRLGITKLGFIAGRQDGSASNERYQGFKNVVEEQLGFIPERLCAHSYGYSAGFELAIREIEAIRELDGIFCASDALAMGVLDSCRDIARIPVPEQLRIVGCDNVPQAAWQGYQLTTIAQPVNEIAKTVMEKLNQIWSNQHGTQTYTRISPILKVRRT, from the coding sequence CTGGATGTTGCCGAGCATGTAGGTGTCTCACGATCCGCTGTTTCAAGAGCATTTACCGAAGGTGCAAGCATTCAAGCCGACAAACGAGATCGAATTCTTGAGGCGGCAAAAACACTGGGCTATCAACCCAACTTCTTTGCTCGAACCTTAAGTACCCCTGCACAAAAAAAACGGTCAAACTTAGTAGCCATATTGATCAGCGACTTTTCAAACCCGTATCAGTCGCATTTATTTGAGATCCTCTCCAACATACTTCAACAACATGGCAAGCAGCCTATGCTACTCAACGTTAAGCACGAGCAGGACTTAGAGCAAGCCATATTACGCCTCTCTGGTTATCAGGTTGATGGCGTAATTGCTGTCGCAGGATCTCTCCCTGTCGAAGGATTTGAACAATGCCTAAAGCTCTCTCTACCCCTTGTGACACTGGGACGAGCGGACGAACGAGGCATCATTCCCTCTGTTCAAACCGACAATGTTCAAGCTGGTCGCCTTGCTGCTGAACACTTGATTCGCCTCGGTATAACAAAGCTCGGATTTATTGCTGGTCGGCAAGACGGGTCAGCCTCAAATGAACGCTATCAAGGCTTTAAAAACGTCGTTGAAGAGCAGCTTGGCTTTATCCCTGAACGTTTGTGCGCGCACAGCTACGGCTATTCAGCCGGTTTTGAGTTGGCTATTCGAGAGATAGAAGCCATTCGTGAGCTTGACGGCATTTTTTGCGCTTCAGATGCGCTCGCTATGGGCGTCTTGGACAGCTGTCGCGATATCGCTCGTATCCCAGTGCCAGAACAGTTAAGAATCGTTGGCTGTGATAATGTTCCCCAAGCGGCGTGGCAGGGTTACCAGCTCACAACCATTGCCCAACCGGTCAATGAGATAGCCAAGACCGTGATGGAAAAGCTCAACCAGATCTGGTCAAATCAACACGGTACTCAAACCTACACCCGCATTTCTCCCATATTGAAGGTACGCAGAACCTGA
- the maiA gene encoding maleylacetoacetate isomerase — MSESIVNKSIILYGYWRSSAAYRVRIGLNLKQLNYESKSVHLVRNGGEQHDPQYRELNASELVPVLVDGDVQLNQSLAILQYLDEHYLCESSPDSLLIPEQTPLRYQALALAQDIAIEIHPLNNLRVLQYLERELSCEQEAKMDWLHYWMSQGFSALEEKLSKHRQTHGDSVYSLTDSPCIVDICLVPQVYNALRFGVDMSPYPLINSIVEACNQLPAFIDAMPENQADANVPM; from the coding sequence ATGAGCGAGAGCATCGTGAACAAGAGCATTATACTTTACGGTTACTGGCGCTCTTCCGCTGCCTATCGAGTACGTATTGGGTTGAACCTAAAGCAACTCAACTATGAGTCTAAATCGGTGCACTTGGTGCGTAATGGCGGCGAGCAGCATGACCCACAATATCGTGAGCTCAACGCCAGTGAATTGGTGCCCGTGCTGGTGGATGGTGACGTTCAACTCAATCAGTCGCTGGCTATTCTTCAATATCTCGATGAACACTATTTGTGTGAGAGCAGCCCAGACTCCTTGTTGATTCCTGAGCAAACACCACTGCGCTATCAAGCGTTGGCGTTGGCTCAGGATATTGCGATAGAAATTCATCCTCTTAATAACTTGCGTGTGTTGCAGTACTTGGAGCGAGAATTGTCGTGTGAGCAAGAGGCGAAAATGGATTGGCTTCACTATTGGATGAGCCAAGGTTTTTCAGCTTTAGAAGAGAAGCTTTCTAAGCATCGTCAAACACACGGTGATTCAGTTTATAGCCTTACCGATTCACCATGCATTGTCGATATTTGCTTGGTGCCGCAGGTGTATAACGCGCTGCGCTTTGGCGTTGATATGTCGCCTTATCCGCTAATTAATTCGATTGTCGAAGCGTGTAATCAGTTGCCCGCTTTTATCGATGCGATGCCAGAGAATCAAGCGGATGCGAATGTACCGATGTAA
- a CDS encoding fumarylacetoacetate hydrolase family protein, with amino-acid sequence MKLATKKNGTRDGLLMVVSKDLKQCVAATEIFHAMHLAPTMQVALDNWDSVAPQLEELYTSLNNGHVTGSEVFASQYCESPLPRAYQWADGSAYVNHVELVRKARGAEMPESFWVDPLMYQGGSDAFIGPRDNIEFASDEWGIDFEGEVAIVTGDVPMGASAKQAHDSIRLLMLVNDVSLRGLIPAELAKGFGFFQSKPSSAFSPVAVTPDELGEQWKGSKVHLPLISTYNDQPFGCPNAGVDMTFNFAELVVHAAKTRPLSAGAIIGSGTVSNKQGTDHGTSIAEGGVGYSCIAEVRMIETIRDGKPSTQFMSFGDSIKLEMFDAAGHSIFGAIDQKVSQYRAL; translated from the coding sequence ATGAAATTAGCAACCAAGAAAAATGGCACTCGTGATGGGCTGTTGATGGTCGTAAGTAAAGATCTTAAACAGTGCGTAGCTGCCACCGAAATCTTCCATGCAATGCACCTTGCACCCACCATGCAGGTGGCTTTGGATAACTGGGACAGCGTTGCACCTCAGTTAGAAGAGTTATACACCTCGTTAAACAACGGACATGTCACAGGCAGTGAAGTGTTTGCATCTCAGTATTGTGAATCACCTCTGCCACGCGCATATCAATGGGCTGATGGCAGTGCTTATGTAAACCACGTTGAACTGGTGCGTAAGGCGCGTGGTGCTGAAATGCCAGAAAGCTTCTGGGTCGACCCATTAATGTATCAAGGCGGCTCAGACGCGTTTATCGGTCCTCGTGACAACATCGAATTTGCTAGCGACGAGTGGGGCATTGATTTCGAGGGTGAGGTTGCGATTGTGACCGGTGATGTACCGATGGGCGCTAGCGCTAAACAAGCGCACGATTCGATTCGCTTGCTGATGTTGGTGAACGATGTGTCTTTACGTGGTTTGATTCCAGCAGAGCTCGCGAAAGGCTTTGGTTTCTTCCAATCTAAGCCTTCTTCAGCGTTTTCTCCGGTCGCAGTGACACCTGACGAGCTTGGTGAACAGTGGAAAGGCAGCAAGGTTCATCTACCGTTGATATCGACCTACAACGACCAGCCTTTTGGTTGTCCGAATGCGGGCGTCGATATGACTTTCAATTTTGCCGAACTAGTTGTGCATGCAGCGAAAACTCGACCATTATCGGCAGGCGCGATCATAGGTTCAGGCACGGTATCGAATAAGCAAGGCACTGACCACGGCACCTCAATTGCCGAGGGCGGCGTGGGTTATTCATGCATAGCTGAAGTTCGTATGATTGAGACCATCCGTGATGGTAAGCCTTCGACTCAATTCATGTCGTTTGGTGACTCGATCAAGCTTGAGATGTTTGATGCTGCAGGTCATTCTATTTTTGGCGCGATAGACCAAAAAGTGAGCCAGTATCGAGCGCTATAA